In Psychrobacter immobilis, a single genomic region encodes these proteins:
- a CDS encoding siderophore ABC transporter substrate-binding protein, with the protein MNLSKRDWVWVLVMSAAVSLQGCEKTSTELTNEPAHASQKLETPITIKHELGTTVINNRPQRVAVLDMNEADFLDQLDVPIAGMVKDYIPHFLSQYKADDAVEDLGAIVQPNMERIHALHPDLILMTPLHAANYQELSGIAPTLHFDVNFNNSQQHIASVKSHLLTLGRIFDKEALAEQKATQLDARVKEVQDFTKNRSEKALVVLHNNGAFSNFGLQSRYGFIFNDLGVKPASTIVETSLHGQPISSEFIQQADPDILYIVDRTAVMEHRAIINPDDVSNPLLRQTTAWKNGRVVFVDADAWYIAAASPTSLNIIMDDVLKGYQPTS; encoded by the coding sequence ATGAATTTGAGTAAGAGAGATTGGGTTTGGGTACTGGTCATGTCGGCAGCGGTATCATTACAAGGATGCGAAAAAACTTCTACTGAGCTGACAAATGAGCCAGCACACGCGTCACAAAAACTTGAGACGCCCATCACGATCAAGCATGAGCTTGGTACTACTGTCATCAATAATCGACCGCAACGCGTCGCGGTACTGGATATGAATGAAGCTGATTTTTTGGATCAGCTCGATGTTCCGATTGCAGGAATGGTCAAAGACTATATTCCGCACTTTCTTTCGCAGTACAAAGCGGATGACGCAGTAGAGGACTTGGGCGCTATTGTTCAGCCAAATATGGAACGTATCCATGCGCTACATCCTGATCTGATTTTGATGACCCCGCTTCACGCCGCTAACTATCAAGAGCTGTCAGGGATTGCACCGACTCTACATTTCGATGTGAATTTTAATAACAGTCAGCAGCATATAGCCAGTGTTAAAAGCCACTTATTAACTTTAGGTCGTATTTTTGATAAGGAGGCATTGGCAGAACAAAAAGCCACGCAGTTAGATGCAAGAGTCAAAGAGGTTCAGGACTTCACAAAAAACCGCTCAGAAAAAGCACTGGTTGTCTTACACAATAATGGGGCTTTTAGCAATTTTGGGCTGCAATCACGCTATGGTTTTATCTTTAATGACTTGGGTGTCAAGCCTGCGAGTACGATTGTAGAGACCAGCCTACATGGACAGCCGATTTCTAGTGAGTTTATACAGCAGGCAGATCCAGACATTCTTTATATTGTAGACCGTACCGCTGTCATGGAGCATCGCGCTATTATCAATCCTGATGATGTGAGCAACCCTTTACTTCGTCAAACAACAGCATGGAAAAATGGTCGTGTTGTTTTTGTTGATGCAGATGCGTGGTATATAGCAGCCGCTAGCCCAACCTCATTAAACATCATAATGGACGATGTCCTCAAAGGCTATCAGCCAACGTCCTAG
- a CDS encoding helix-turn-helix domain-containing protein, which translates to MANLHAFYDHYQTEYWSFDHPDSDYLIKRPTYDGSSGYGDLLSLHNGIVLGRNSIASSQSLVEPAAPFSCDVGMHLIVDANYTLHASNLRTDTSIHSQQIWRRSGDFGDINSIVDTEYLQNSPINSHIVTIDFNQTLLSRWAESFAVPTWLLPSNNQDPEMVQVSLSNQPRLLARAAYILSLPCCTLSDRLALESQALLLCQDILGIQDISGRLANQKSQIDQAVDIIRQEYSNKLTISLLAQRVGINECYLKQQFKQQTGKTIGSFIRELRMQEAMRLLLDEYKSVQETAWYVGYRDPSNFSKAFAKFYGVTPTQLI; encoded by the coding sequence ATGGCAAACTTACATGCATTTTACGACCACTATCAGACCGAATACTGGTCTTTCGATCATCCTGATTCTGACTATTTGATTAAACGTCCAACTTATGATGGCAGCTCTGGTTATGGTGACTTACTGAGCTTGCATAATGGTATCGTGCTCGGTCGAAACAGCATTGCTAGCAGCCAATCTTTGGTGGAACCCGCCGCACCATTTTCTTGTGATGTAGGGATGCACTTAATTGTAGATGCGAACTATACCTTACATGCTAGTAATTTACGGACTGATACAAGTATTCATTCGCAGCAAATTTGGCGACGATCAGGAGATTTTGGTGATATAAACTCTATAGTTGACACTGAATATTTGCAGAATTCCCCTATAAATAGCCATATCGTAACAATCGATTTTAATCAAACATTGTTGTCGCGCTGGGCAGAAAGCTTCGCTGTTCCAACATGGCTATTACCTTCTAATAATCAAGATCCTGAAATGGTTCAAGTCAGCTTATCCAACCAGCCACGTCTACTTGCTCGTGCAGCTTATATCCTCTCTTTACCTTGCTGTACTTTGAGTGATCGATTAGCTTTAGAGAGTCAAGCATTGCTGCTTTGCCAAGATATTTTAGGCATTCAAGATATATCAGGCCGATTAGCAAACCAAAAAAGCCAAATTGATCAGGCCGTTGATATTATTCGCCAAGAGTACAGTAATAAATTAACAATTTCCTTGTTGGCTCAACGAGTGGGTATAAACGAATGCTATCTCAAGCAACAGTTCAAACAACAAACGGGTAAAACAATCGGCAGCTTTATCCGTGAACTGCGTATGCAGGAAGCAATGCGTTTGTTGCTAGATGAATATAAAAGCGTCCAAGAGACTGCATGGTATGTTGGCTATCGTGATCCTAGCAATTTCAGTAAAGCTTTTGCCAAATTTTATGGCGTTACACCCACACAACTTATCTAG
- a CDS encoding iron ABC transporter ATP-binding protein produces MITINHVHKNYGKKSVLSDISLEFQAGSVTSLIGPNGAGKSTLLMMMARLLEPSSGQISFNDRDIREIGTSEYAHHVATLRQSPGFNLRLTVEELISFGRFPYSRGALTTEDRRIIDEAIDFLALEPLRHSYLDELSGGQRQMAFLAMTIAQQTDVLLLDEPLNNLDMKHAVQIMQALRRLCDEQGRTVILVIHDINFAANYSDHIVALKNGTLSFSGLSEQVVTEANLSELYDLDFEIIRSERGCLCNYFNLSGDAV; encoded by the coding sequence ATGATTACCATCAACCATGTCCATAAAAACTATGGCAAAAAATCTGTGCTATCAGATATTAGCCTAGAATTTCAGGCTGGCAGTGTTACCTCTTTAATTGGTCCTAATGGTGCTGGAAAATCCACCTTGTTGATGATGATGGCAAGGCTATTGGAGCCAAGTAGTGGTCAGATATCATTCAATGATCGTGACATCCGTGAGATTGGTACTTCTGAATACGCGCATCACGTTGCGACATTACGGCAGTCTCCAGGGTTTAATCTACGATTAACCGTGGAAGAGCTGATCTCCTTTGGGCGCTTTCCGTATAGCCGTGGTGCGTTAACCACAGAAGATCGACGCATCATTGATGAGGCCATTGATTTTTTGGCATTAGAGCCTCTACGTCATTCTTATTTGGATGAATTAAGTGGTGGACAGCGGCAAATGGCTTTTTTGGCGATGACCATCGCGCAACAAACAGACGTGTTGTTATTGGATGAGCCACTAAACAATCTTGACATGAAGCATGCAGTACAAATCATGCAAGCCTTACGCCGTCTATGTGATGAGCAGGGGCGCACGGTTATTTTGGTGATTCATGATATCAATTTTGCAGCCAACTATTCTGACCATATTGTGGCGTTGAAGAATGGCACGCTTAGCTTTAGTGGTCTGTCTGAACAGGTCGTGACAGAAGCCAACTTAAGTGAGTTATACGATCTTGATTTTGAGATCATTCGTAGTGAACGTGGTTGCCTGTGCAACTACTTCAATTTATCAGGGGATGCAGTATGA
- a CDS encoding cupin domain-containing protein, with protein sequence MSLLIANIKKELDDIEQFWKPTDIAQFNQLTVKLAKLKGEYEWHNHEYEDKLFHVLSGQLFIILEDKTVEVNAGEVVVIPKNSNHKPYAPTETSVMFFEPL encoded by the coding sequence ATGAGTCTGCTGATAGCGAATATAAAAAAAGAGCTTGATGATATTGAACAGTTTTGGAAGCCTACTGATATCGCTCAGTTTAATCAATTAACCGTAAAACTGGCTAAATTGAAAGGTGAATATGAATGGCATAATCACGAATATGAAGATAAGCTATTTCACGTATTGTCAGGCCAGTTATTTATTATATTAGAAGACAAAACCGTAGAGGTGAACGCTGGTGAAGTTGTTGTTATTCCTAAGAACAGCAACCATAAACCTTATGCGCCTACTGAAACGAGTGTAATGTTTTTTGAACCTTTATGA
- a CDS encoding iron chelate uptake ABC transporter family permease subunit encodes MIILLALIFLFIGSDLDFNYLIPKRLMRLATIVLGSICLAFSSIIFQTIVGNRILAPSIMGYEAVYLLWQVLLLFVMGTNGLMLLGVSGNFIVSIVLMLAYSWALHHWLFPRCKNDVYTLLLFGLVLTMVIGTITQFIQLRISPGEFSVFQGLSYTSFNRSQPETLFYGALAVATVLWVSRKTLPVLDVMALGREQSLSLGVNHPKYVKLYLALIAILVAVSTSLIGPTVFMGVFIANIAYALAGSNWHRVTLPIACAITIAIFLIAQIFVEHVFNYKTSVSILVNLVGGIYFLALTVRTRGFT; translated from the coding sequence ATGATTATATTGCTGGCGCTTATTTTCTTATTTATAGGCTCTGATTTAGATTTTAATTACTTAATTCCTAAGCGTTTGATGCGTCTAGCGACTATTGTTCTCGGTAGTATATGCTTAGCTTTTTCATCTATAATCTTTCAAACTATTGTTGGCAATCGTATTTTGGCACCTTCTATCATGGGCTATGAGGCTGTTTATTTACTGTGGCAAGTGCTGCTGCTGTTTGTGATGGGTACAAATGGACTGATGCTGCTGGGTGTCAGTGGTAATTTTATCGTATCAATCGTATTGATGCTGGCATATTCTTGGGCACTTCATCACTGGCTTTTCCCTCGATGTAAAAATGATGTCTATACCTTGTTGTTGTTTGGCTTGGTACTGACGATGGTCATCGGTACGATTACGCAGTTTATTCAGCTGCGTATTAGCCCCGGAGAGTTTTCGGTTTTTCAGGGGTTGAGCTATACCTCGTTTAATCGATCTCAGCCAGAGACTCTGTTTTATGGAGCGCTTGCGGTAGCCACCGTACTATGGGTTAGTCGTAAAACATTGCCTGTCTTAGATGTGATGGCGCTTGGCCGTGAGCAGTCGCTGTCTCTTGGTGTAAACCATCCTAAATACGTTAAGTTATATCTTGCTTTAATTGCCATTTTGGTGGCTGTGTCAACGAGCTTGATCGGTCCTACGGTATTTATGGGCGTGTTCATTGCCAACATCGCTTATGCGCTTGCAGGGAGTAACTGGCATAGAGTCACCTTACCCATCGCTTGCGCCATTACTATCGCCATATTTTTAATCGCTCAAATCTTTGTTGAGCATGTCTTTAATTATAAAACCAGTGTCAGTATTCTCGTCAACCTTGTGGGTGGCATCTATTTTCTCGCGCTGACTGTCCGTACTAGAGGGTTCACATGA
- a CDS encoding ABC transporter permease, producing the protein MRSLSLLLILLCAVSLMLGSKQTSLIALFNFSNDAWLTLTASRIPRLIALVLTGVGLSVSGVILQHIVRNKFVEPATSGGLDAAKLGILVSLTMLPNASTSSKMIFALVFCFASSLLFILIISRIKFKSAVLIPVLGLMYGSVLSSIAEFYAYRHNILQSMQGWLLGDFSRVVQGHYELIYIILPIIVLAYIYAHRFTVLGMGEDMAASLGLGYAATAALGLMLVSVTVAASVITIGAIPFVGLVIPNLVALKYGENLSRTLPVVALGGACLLLICDIFGRLVIYPFEVPIGLTAGGVGGVIFLVLIMRGVR; encoded by the coding sequence ATGCGCTCACTATCTTTGTTACTCATTTTACTCTGTGCCGTTTCTCTTATGCTGGGCTCAAAACAGACCTCACTTATCGCCCTCTTTAATTTCTCCAACGATGCATGGTTGACCCTAACGGCGAGCCGTATACCACGGCTGATTGCGCTGGTACTGACAGGAGTGGGTTTGTCTGTTAGCGGCGTGATTTTACAGCACATCGTCCGTAACAAGTTTGTTGAGCCCGCAACTTCAGGGGGTTTGGATGCTGCCAAACTTGGCATTTTGGTCTCGCTCACCATGCTTCCTAATGCCAGTACGAGTAGTAAAATGATCTTTGCGCTGGTTTTTTGCTTTGCCTCAAGCTTACTTTTTATTCTCATTATTAGCCGTATTAAGTTTAAGAGCGCTGTTCTTATTCCTGTCCTTGGGTTGATGTATGGCAGTGTGCTGAGCTCAATTGCGGAGTTTTATGCGTATCGCCATAATATTTTACAAAGTATGCAAGGGTGGTTATTGGGAGATTTTTCAAGGGTTGTACAAGGTCATTACGAGCTGATTTATATTATTTTGCCCATCATTGTATTAGCCTATATTTATGCCCATCGCTTTACGGTACTGGGTATGGGCGAGGACATGGCCGCCAGTCTAGGACTCGGCTATGCGGCGACAGCTGCCTTAGGGCTTATGCTAGTCTCAGTAACGGTGGCCGCTTCAGTCATCACCATCGGCGCCATACCTTTTGTGGGGCTGGTTATTCCAAATCTAGTCGCTCTAAAGTACGGGGAAAACCTGTCGCGGACACTGCCAGTAGTCGCCTTAGGCGGTGCTTGTTTGCTGCTGATTTGTGATATTTTTGGGCGGCTCGTCATTTATCCTTTTGAGGTTCCTATTGGCCTTACCGCAGGCGGGGTAGGCGGTGTGATATTCCTTGTGTTAATCATGAGGGGAGTAAGATGA